The Ornithinimicrobium faecis region ACCGTCACCAGTGCTGGCGCGACAGGACGAACCCGTCGGATGGATCACCTTTCCGGTGGATCCCGCCGCCCCTTGCGAGGTGGCGTAGGACATTTCTATGCCACCTCAGGGAGGAACACAAGGGGTCCGGAAGAACTTTTTTCGGGACCGACGACCATCCACAGGGTTACCCACAGATCTGGGCCGTTGTCCACATTCCGACCCCAGATTGTGCGGTCTTTTCCACCACCTGTCCACAGGCCCTGTGGAGGACGGAGTGGCCGCCGAGCGCACGGCATACTGACCCCGTGTCCCCCGCCCCTGCCGTCGGCCAGGCGCTGTCGGTGCTCAAACTGTTGGCCCGGCACGCCGGGCCCCTGCCTGCAGCCTCCATCGCCCGCGAGCTGGCCCTGCCACGGTCCACCACCTATCGGCTGCTCACCGTGATGGTGGCCCAAGGGTTTGTCGTGCACCTGCCCGAGGAGCAGCGTTACGGGTTAGGGGTGGCTGCCTTCGAGCTGGGGTCGGCCTACGCGCGTCAGGAACCGATGCAGCGACTGGCCCGGCCGCTGTTGACGCGGCTCGCGGACCGCACGGGGCACAGCGCTCACCTGGTGGTACTGCACGGGCGAGACGTCCTCTACGTCATCGAGGAACGCGTGGCGGGGCGCCCCTCCCTGGTGACCGACGTCGGGGTGCGGTTGCCCGCGACACTCACCGCCAGTGGCCTGGCCATCCTCGCGGCCCTGCCCCCGGCCCAGGTCAGGGCACTTTTTCCGTCCGCCGAGGCCTTCGTCCAGCGGCACGGGCGGGGGCCAACATCGTTGAGCTCGCTGCGGCGCCTGCTGGTCGACGTCCGCGCCGTCGGGCACGCAGAAGAGGCCCACTCGGTCACTGCGGGGCTGGCGTCGGTTGCCTCTGCGGCTCGGGATCACAACGGTCATCCGGTGGCGGGGATCGCGGTCACCTATCCGGTGGACGAGATGGACGGCCGGGACCACGCTGAGCTGGTCACGGCCGTCCACCTGTGTGCGGATGAGTTGACGCGTCGCCTGGGCGGCACCCCGACGGGCTAGGCCTGGGGCGACGCTGGACTAACTCGCTCCACCTGAGGCCCGGTCGGCATTGGCGTGGATCGCGTCTCGCACGAACTGCGCCATCCCGGGCTTGATGTCCTCATAGGTCTTGGTGAACCGGGGGTCCTCGACGTACATGTCCCCGAGGCAGCGGTGGAAGTCGGGGGTGATGTCATAGAACCACCGCTCGATGCTCACGCGAGCCGACTCGGCCGCCTCCATCGCTGCGGCGGAGTCGGCCGACTGACCGCTCTCCATCGCTGCGACGAATGCCGCGTTGGTGGCGTCCTGCTCGGCCTTGATCTGCTCCCAGTCGGCCTTGGTGTAGTGCGCGGTCCGCTGCTGGGACTGCTTCCACGCGTCGGTGTCACCCCAGCGCTCCTTGGCTTCCTGGGCATACTCGTCCTTGAACCCGTCGCCGAACAGCTCCCGCTGCTCCTCCTTGGTCAGATTCACTCCAGTCATTTCCTTCTCCAGTGCTCGGTCGATGGCCGTGACGAGATCGCGCATCTCGTCCAGCCGGGTCATGACCGTTGCGCGCTGTCGGTGCAGGTGGCTCACCAGCTCACTGTTGCCCGCTCCGTCGAGCAGATCTGCGATCTCCTCGAGCGGGAAGCCCAGCCGGCGATAGACCACGACGTTCTGCAGACGCGTCAGGTCCTCGTCGGTGTAGAGGCGGTAGCCGGCCCGGGAGCGCTCACTCGGGGTCAGCAGGCCGATCTCGTCGTAGTGGTGCAACGTGCGCACCGTCACGCCGAGTGACTCGGCCACCTGTCCCACTGTGAGCACGCTCAGCTCCTGCACCAGTTGTTCGGTCATGTCTCCACCGTGACGCCTCACGTCGCGTGAGGGTCAAGTCCATTGTCTTCCTCCCTGTCGCCGCGGGCCACCGTGACCGGCAGACCCGGGCCGCGGCCGTCAGTGCGGCACCCTAGAGTCGGAGGCATGCGAGCGATCACCATCCCCGAGTTCGGCGAGCCCGACGCCCTTGTCCCTGCTGACGTTGACGCCCCCACTGCGGGCCCCGGCGAGGTCCTGGTCGACGTGGTCGCTGCCGGCGTCAACCGCGCTGATGTGATGCAGCGCAAGGGCTTCTATCCACCGCCCAAGGGTGAGTCGGAGCTCCCGGGCCTGGAGGTCAGCGGGCGCATCGCGGCCCTCGGCGACGGCGTCGAGGGTTGGTCGGTCGGTGACGAGGTCTGCGCCCTGCTCAGCGGCGGTGGCTATGCCGAGCAGGTGGTCGTGCCCGCAGGTCAGTTGCTGCCTGTCCCTAAGGGCGTCGACGTCCGGGACGCTGCCGCCCTGCCGGAGGTCGCCTGCACGGTGTGGAGCAACGTCTTCCTGACCGCGAACCTCCAGCCTGGTCAACTGCTGCTCGTGCACGGCGGCTCCAGCGGCATCGGCACCATGGCGATCCAGCTGGCCCGCGAGGTCGGCGCCCGGGTCGCGGTCACGGCCGGCTCGGACGACAAGCTCAAGGCCTGTGCCGCCTTCGGCGCCGAGATCCTGGTCAACTACAAGGAGCAGGACTTCGTCGAGGAGGTCAAGGCGGCCACCGACGGCGCGGGGGCCGACGTGATCCTGGATGTGGTCGGCGCCAAGTATCTCGACCGCAACCTCGACGTGCTCGCCTTTGGCGGTCGCCTCGTCATCATCGGCATGCAGGGCGGGCGCAAGGGGGAGATCGACCTGGGCAAACTGCTCAGCAAGCGCGGTGCCGTCATCGCTACCTCGCTGCGCGCCCGTCCGGCCGCCGAGAAGACCACCATCGTCGCGGCGGTCCGAGAGCACGTGTGGCCGCTGATCGACCAGGGGCGGGTGGCACCGGTCATCCACCAGCGCTTCCCGCTGGCGGCGGCCGCCGACGCCCACCGACTCATGGAGGAGAGCAGCCACATCGGCAAGATCCTCCTCGACGTGGAAAGGACCCACTGACGATGAACTCTGAGACGAACACGCCTGGCGAGAGCGACGACACCGGTGCCGACAACCAGAACGGCAACGGCAACCAGAGCGGCGACGGCGAGTCCCGCCGCGTTGTGGTGGTGACCCAGGACGGGATGGGCGTTGCCGATCCGGACGCAGCGTCTGGCGCAGACGGCGAGGGCAGGGCCCAGCGTCGCCCCTCCGAGCTGGTGGAGCAGCCAGCCAAGGTGATGCGGTTGGGCACGATGATCAAGCAGCTCCTGGAGGAGGTGAAGTCGGCACCGCTGGATGAGGCCGGGCGGGCCCGTCTCGCGGAGATCCACCGGCGCTCGCTGTCCGAGCTGGAGCAGGGCCTGGCACCCGAGCTCGTCGAGGAGTTGGAGCGGATCACCCTGCCGCTGACCGATGGCACCCCCACCGAGGCCGAGCTGCGCATCGCCCAGGCCCAGCTGGTGGGGTGGCTAGAGGGTCTGTTCCACGGGATCCAGACCGCGATCGTGGCCCAGCAGATGGCCGCGCAGCAGCAGCTGCAGCACATGCGGCTGGCCCTGCCCGGCGGCGGCCCCGGCATGCCCGGACAGGGCGGCCCTCAGCCCGGCGGCCCGCAACCGGGCGGCGAGGGCGAGGAGCCCCCGGGCACGGGCCAGTACCTCTGACGTCACTGCTTGTTCGCCGGTGCTGACGTGCAACAGCGGGCACCGCTGACCGGTTCTGCACGACCGCACGGCAGGCGCCGCGGGCGCTGCGGGCCTACTCGAACAGGATGTATTCCGGCTGCGGCTCAAGGCTGAGGACTTCCTCGCCGGTCATGATCGGCCCGAGGACCGCGTCCTCCTCGTAGAACAACTTGAACCCCGCCACCACCTGCTCAGGCGTGCCCTCCATCACCCGGTCATAGGTCGAGATCTTGTCCGAGGGCGCACCGATGCCGTCCACCGACTTGATCTCCACCACTCCGTCGTGCGCCTCGAGGTCACCCTCGTCGCGGACGACGCCGGCATGCACCTGGTGATAGACCATGACCTTCTCCGGCAGCCCGTGCTCCTCCACCAGGTCGGCGAGATACTCGGCCACCTCGTCGAGCTCCTCACCGGTGGTGCGGCCATAGACCTCACCGGGGACCTGCCCCTCCTCGACGGCCCACTCCGGGTCCAGCGCGACGCCGACGTCGGGCTCGACCAGCCACTTCTCATAGTGCTCGACCTCGTCGATGAAGTCGGAGCGGCCGGGCTGGATGTTGAGCAGCAGGATGCCGTCGTGACGGCGGGCAGCGTCCAGGTGGTCCTGGATCACTTGCTCCGGGATGTAGGTGCGATACATCCCGTCCGACCCCGGGCTGGCGTGCACCACGGTCGCGATGAGTTCCAGCACGGGCAGGAGCTCACGATCCCCGGCATACTCCTCGCCGCGCTCCTCCATCTCCTCGACCCGCTCGTCGAGGTCACCGATGCCCATCCGGCCCATGCCTGGCGAGCCCGGCAGCCCCGAATAGCCGAAGAGCCGGTAGTCGGGGAAGATCTCGGTGCCACCCCGGGGCAGCTCAAGGGCCTCGGGCGCCTCCGTCGTCTGGTCCGGCGGCGGCTCCTCCTGGGAGGCCGAGGGGTCTGAGCTGCCTTCGGTCGGGGCCGGCGCGCTGGTTGGCGAGGAGTCGTCGCTCGCCCCAGAAGAGGACCCGGCCGATGGGGCGTCACTGTCGGGCGCACCGCCGGAACAACCGGCCAGCAGCACCGCGAGGGCCCCGGCACCGCCCACCAGGGCGTGGCGCCACCGACCTGAGGCGTATGCCGTCACCTGGCCTCCCCCACCAGTCGCCCGGGGCGGGGGTCCCGGTCCGCCTGGGCCACCAGCGCCAGGATCCGGCGCGTGTCCAGGTCGGTCTCGGTCAGGTCACTCACGTTCCACCACTGTGCCTTGCGGGCCTCGGTCGCCAGCTCCACCTGCGGGCGCACGCTCGCACGCACGCGATAGATGACATCGATCTGCTGGGTCTGCGGGTGCACGCCGACAGCGAGCGGGTCACCCGGCTCGATGCTCAGACCGGTCTCCTCGGCCACCTCACGGCGCACCGC contains the following coding sequences:
- a CDS encoding IclR family transcriptional regulator, translating into MSPAPAVGQALSVLKLLARHAGPLPAASIARELALPRSTTYRLLTVMVAQGFVVHLPEEQRYGLGVAAFELGSAYARQEPMQRLARPLLTRLADRTGHSAHLVVLHGRDVLYVIEERVAGRPSLVTDVGVRLPATLTASGLAILAALPPAQVRALFPSAEAFVQRHGRGPTSLSSLRRLLVDVRAVGHAEEAHSVTAGLASVASAARDHNGHPVAGIAVTYPVDEMDGRDHAELVTAVHLCADELTRRLGGTPTG
- a CDS encoding MerR family transcriptional regulator; this translates as MTEQLVQELSVLTVGQVAESLGVTVRTLHHYDEIGLLTPSERSRAGYRLYTDEDLTRLQNVVVYRRLGFPLEEIADLLDGAGNSELVSHLHRQRATVMTRLDEMRDLVTAIDRALEKEMTGVNLTKEEQRELFGDGFKDEYAQEAKERWGDTDAWKQSQQRTAHYTKADWEQIKAEQDATNAAFVAAMESGQSADSAAAMEAAESARVSIERWFYDITPDFHRCLGDMYVEDPRFTKTYEDIKPGMAQFVRDAIHANADRASGGAS
- a CDS encoding NAD(P)H-quinone oxidoreductase produces the protein MRAITIPEFGEPDALVPADVDAPTAGPGEVLVDVVAAGVNRADVMQRKGFYPPPKGESELPGLEVSGRIAALGDGVEGWSVGDEVCALLSGGGYAEQVVVPAGQLLPVPKGVDVRDAAALPEVACTVWSNVFLTANLQPGQLLLVHGGSSGIGTMAIQLAREVGARVAVTAGSDDKLKACAAFGAEILVNYKEQDFVEEVKAATDGAGADVILDVVGAKYLDRNLDVLAFGGRLVIIGMQGGRKGEIDLGKLLSKRGAVIATSLRARPAAEKTTIVAAVREHVWPLIDQGRVAPVIHQRFPLAAAADAHRLMEESSHIGKILLDVERTH
- a CDS encoding bacterial proteasome activator family protein, coding for MNSETNTPGESDDTGADNQNGNGNQSGDGESRRVVVVTQDGMGVADPDAASGADGEGRAQRRPSELVEQPAKVMRLGTMIKQLLEEVKSAPLDEAGRARLAEIHRRSLSELEQGLAPELVEELERITLPLTDGTPTEAELRIAQAQLVGWLEGLFHGIQTAIVAQQMAAQQQLQHMRLALPGGGPGMPGQGGPQPGGPQPGGEGEEPPGTGQYL
- a CDS encoding NUDIX hydrolase, with amino-acid sequence MLRRKVGTAALVGFRMMPAPISRTLVRAGTPNYTVGAAALIEHEGEVLMLWQPHRHGWTLPGGLLSRGERPEEAVRREVAEETGLSIEPGDPLAVGVHPQTQQIDVIYRVRASVRPQVELATEARKAQWWNVSDLTETDLDTRRILALVAQADRDPRPGRLVGEAR